Proteins from a single region of Verrucosispora sp. NA02020:
- a CDS encoding MmcQ/YjbR family DNA-binding protein, with protein sequence MTDLVATIRRVCLDLPEVTERPSHGTPAWFIRGKKSFAQVWPDGHHQNDFPHLWCAAPPGSAEELIASAPQTYFRPPYVGHRGWVGVRLDTGVDETELAEVVEDGYRVVAPKTLLARLDAR encoded by the coding sequence ATGACCGACTTGGTGGCGACCATCCGAAGGGTCTGCCTGGACCTGCCCGAGGTCACCGAACGCCCGAGCCACGGCACGCCGGCCTGGTTCATCCGGGGCAAGAAGTCCTTCGCCCAGGTGTGGCCGGACGGCCATCACCAGAACGACTTCCCGCACCTGTGGTGCGCCGCGCCACCGGGCTCGGCAGAGGAGCTGATCGCGTCCGCCCCGCAGACCTACTTCCGTCCGCCCTATGTGGGGCATCGGGGCTGGGTGGGCGTACGCCTCGACACCGGTGTGGACGAGACCGAACTCGCCGAGGTCGTCGAGGACGGGTACCGGGTGGTGGCGCCCAAGACCCTGCTCGCCCGGCTCGACGCCCGCTGA
- a CDS encoding MBL fold metallo-hydrolase, whose amino-acid sequence MGDGVVELTWHGHSTVWIEDSGTRLLTDPLLRDRLAHLRRRRGPTPRLSAAPDAVLVSHLHADHLDLASLRRLPPDTRLVLPAGAAPLVRRGLGATADRYTELAPGEATTIGEVTVTAVPAAHPAGRGPWSRHQAPAIGYLVEGRARTWFAGDTGFFAEMDSLGPLDLALIPVGGWGPTLGPGHLDPEGAAETARRVAAAWAVPIHYGTFWPIGCDRVRPDRFFQPGDDFARHARRISPDTRVRVLQPGESLTVPGA is encoded by the coding sequence GTGGGTGACGGTGTGGTCGAGCTGACCTGGCACGGTCACAGCACCGTGTGGATCGAGGACTCCGGCACCCGACTGCTCACCGACCCGCTGCTCCGCGACCGGCTCGCCCACCTGCGGCGGCGACGGGGACCCACTCCCCGGTTGTCGGCCGCACCGGACGCCGTACTCGTCTCGCACCTGCACGCCGACCACCTGGACCTCGCGTCGCTGCGCCGGCTGCCCCCGGACACGCGGCTCGTCCTCCCGGCCGGGGCCGCGCCGCTGGTGCGGCGGGGCCTGGGCGCGACCGCCGACCGGTACACCGAGTTGGCCCCCGGCGAGGCGACCACGATCGGCGAGGTCACCGTCACCGCCGTGCCCGCCGCCCACCCCGCCGGACGCGGCCCCTGGTCGCGGCACCAGGCACCGGCCATCGGCTACCTCGTCGAGGGGCGGGCGCGGACCTGGTTCGCCGGGGACACCGGCTTCTTCGCCGAGATGGACTCGCTCGGCCCCCTCGACCTGGCGCTGATCCCGGTCGGCGGGTGGGGACCCACACTCGGCCCGGGCCACCTCGACCCGGAGGGCGCGGCCGAGACCGCCCGGCGGGTGGCGGCAGCGTGGGCCGTACCGATCCACTACGGCACCTTCTGGCCGATCGGGTGCGACCGGGTCCGGCCGGACCGGTTCTTCCAGCCGGGCGACGACTTCGCCCGGCACGCGCGACGGATCTCCCCCGACACCCGGGTACGCGTCCTCCAGCCGGGTGAGTCCCTCACCGTGCCCGGCGCATGA
- a CDS encoding ABC transporter ATP-binding protein, protein MTVGPDLLRIVALGKSYRARERTVDALAGVSLTVGDGEFVTVVGPSGCGKTTLLKIVAGLLPASTGEVYLAGQRVTEPPADLGVVFQEYGRSLFAWKTVQQNVELPLRHRGIGRAARREAVAEALDAVGLGQTARAYPWQLSGGMQQRVAIARAIAYRPRLLLMDEPFSAVDAQTRGELEDLLATLWRRYAMTVLFVTHDIDEAVYLGQRVVVLGAAPTGVVAEFPVDLPADRDQLGTRSSARFGELRAQVYARVRRAPEPETPRAEVTR, encoded by the coding sequence GTGACAGTCGGACCCGACCTGCTGCGGATCGTCGCGCTGGGCAAGTCGTACCGGGCCCGGGAACGCACCGTGGACGCCCTGGCCGGGGTGAGCCTCACGGTCGGCGACGGCGAGTTCGTCACCGTCGTCGGGCCGTCCGGCTGCGGCAAGACCACGCTGCTGAAGATCGTCGCCGGGCTGCTGCCCGCCTCGACCGGCGAGGTGTACCTGGCCGGGCAGCGGGTGACCGAGCCGCCGGCCGACCTGGGCGTGGTCTTCCAGGAGTACGGCCGCAGCCTGTTCGCCTGGAAGACGGTGCAGCAGAACGTCGAGCTGCCGCTACGGCACCGGGGCATCGGTCGCGCCGCACGCCGGGAGGCGGTCGCCGAGGCGCTCGACGCGGTCGGGCTGGGCCAGACGGCACGGGCGTACCCGTGGCAGCTCTCCGGCGGCATGCAGCAACGGGTCGCCATCGCCCGCGCGATCGCGTACCGGCCCCGGCTGCTGTTGATGGACGAGCCCTTCTCCGCGGTCGACGCCCAGACCCGCGGTGAACTGGAGGATCTGCTGGCCACGCTCTGGCGGCGGTACGCGATGACCGTCCTGTTCGTCACGCACGACATCGACGAGGCGGTGTACCTCGGCCAGCGGGTCGTCGTCCTCGGTGCCGCCCCGACCGGCGTCGTCGCCGAGTTCCCGGTCGATCTGCCGGCGGACCGCGACCAGCTCGGCACCCGCTCCTCGGCCCGCTTCGGCGAACTGCGTGCCCAGGTCTACGCGCGGGTCCGCCGCGCACCCGAACCCGAAACCCCGCGAGCAGAGGTGACCCGATGA
- a CDS encoding ABC transporter permease: protein MTGPRSVPLRTGLARGASAVGFALGLPVLLFTLWWVLSADSTTIFLPPLRRIVEAFGQVWLSDVFVRDVVPSLRRLATGYAAALVIGVGVGYVVGRWSVVRALTGPILAYFRVLPAPVMIPVLLVAVGIGDATKLIVIVLGAVWPILLNTADGVRAVDQVHLETAAAYRLPGWTRHGLILRAASPQVFAGARQALGISLIVMVVSEMLMSTDGLGFTVIRFQRTFAIPQMWSGVLLLGLLGFALAKVFELVERRALRWHRGATGREESS, encoded by the coding sequence ATGACCGGCCCACGATCCGTCCCGCTGCGTACCGGCCTGGCCCGGGGGGCCTCCGCCGTCGGATTCGCGCTGGGGCTGCCGGTGCTGCTGTTCACCCTCTGGTGGGTGCTCAGCGCGGACAGCACCACCATCTTCCTGCCGCCGCTGCGCCGCATCGTCGAGGCGTTCGGTCAGGTCTGGCTCTCCGACGTCTTCGTCCGCGACGTGGTGCCGAGCCTGCGTCGGCTCGCCACCGGCTACGCCGCAGCGCTGGTGATCGGCGTCGGCGTCGGCTACGTGGTCGGCCGCTGGTCGGTGGTACGCGCACTGACCGGCCCGATCCTCGCCTACTTCCGGGTGCTCCCGGCACCGGTGATGATCCCGGTGCTGCTGGTCGCGGTCGGCATCGGCGACGCCACGAAACTGATCGTCATCGTGCTGGGCGCGGTCTGGCCGATCCTGCTGAACACCGCCGACGGCGTACGGGCCGTGGACCAGGTCCACCTGGAGACCGCCGCCGCGTACCGGCTGCCGGGCTGGACCCGGCACGGCCTGATCCTGCGTGCCGCGAGCCCGCAGGTCTTCGCCGGTGCCCGCCAGGCGCTGGGCATCTCGCTCATCGTCATGGTGGTCAGCGAGATGCTGATGAGCACCGACGGCCTCGGTTTCACCGTGATCCGGTTCCAGCGCACCTTCGCCATCCCGCAGATGTGGAGCGGCGTACTCCTGCTCGGCCTGCTCGGCTTCGCCCTGGCGAAGGTCTTCGAGCTGGTCGAGCGGCGTGCCCTGCGGTGGCACCGAGGCGCCACCGGACGAGAGGAGTCATCGTGA
- a CDS encoding Clp protease N-terminal domain-containing protein, whose translation MPKINVYLPDALAERVRQARLPVSRICQAALAQALDGVDRAAHDAVADLALPEPVDLAPPPNHHVAAILRQAYDVAAARGAALVEPVDLLQAFLDEGESLVLNAVELLGFSAASIQAAIDGAVGRRPGRSRASRRNGGATPPTLGTGARTTLTTAATQAAAHGSATIAGSHLLLGLTTDDGTAGAVLRDVGVTEVVTPAVLSALYYGATFGRVTTDRDADTASLRIMMLDVLDRLDRLHHQITGPAPGR comes from the coding sequence ATGCCCAAAATCAACGTGTACCTGCCCGACGCGCTCGCCGAGCGGGTACGCCAGGCCCGGTTGCCGGTCTCGCGGATCTGCCAGGCCGCGCTTGCCCAGGCGCTCGACGGCGTCGACCGGGCCGCGCACGACGCGGTCGCCGACCTCGCGCTGCCCGAGCCGGTCGACCTGGCACCGCCGCCCAACCACCACGTCGCGGCGATCCTGCGCCAGGCGTACGACGTCGCGGCGGCTCGCGGGGCGGCGCTCGTCGAACCGGTCGACCTGCTCCAGGCGTTCCTCGACGAGGGCGAGAGCCTGGTGCTGAACGCCGTCGAGCTGCTCGGCTTCTCGGCCGCCTCGATCCAGGCCGCGATCGACGGAGCCGTCGGCCGTCGGCCGGGCCGGTCCCGCGCCTCGCGACGGAACGGCGGGGCGACGCCACCCACGTTGGGCACCGGCGCCCGCACGACGTTGACCACGGCCGCCACCCAGGCCGCCGCACACGGGTCCGCCACCATCGCCGGCAGCCACCTGCTGCTCGGGCTGACCACCGATGACGGCACCGCCGGTGCGGTACTGCGGGACGTGGGGGTCACCGAGGTGGTCACCCCCGCCGTCCTGTCCGCGCTCTACTACGGTGCGACCTTCGGCCGGGTGACCACGGACCGGGACGCGGACACCGCCTCGCTCCGGATCATGATGCTCGACGTGCTCGACCGGCTCGACCGGCTGCACCACCAGATCACCGGGCCCGCGCCGGGTCGCTGA
- a CDS encoding ABC transporter substrate-binding protein produces MFRTTRTLRHVPATPALRRGLAGVLAATLLTSALAACSAADDSADAASGTDGLTTVRLASAPLGHLAPIYLAQDNGIFARHGLRVEVDTQTSDLTSVPSVLAGKVDFATGDLTTLIVARTQGLDVKAVVPASASTGKAGADYGALVVAGDSGITSPKQLEGKTVAVNILTNIAAAAAREAVRTAGGDSDSVKLVEIPFPQVPAAISEGRVDGAWVVEPFLSAAKAQGAVPIGWGFTDLAEDLTVSAWYTSGTYIGQRPEVVSAFRDAIREAYAYAREHEEEVRAKIPTFTQISPEVANSITITGWRDEVSRQAAEKLAGYAQRDGLISTTPNLDELILP; encoded by the coding sequence ATGTTCCGTACCACCCGGACCCTCCGGCACGTACCCGCCACACCCGCCCTTCGTCGCGGCCTGGCCGGCGTCCTCGCCGCCACGCTGCTGACCAGCGCCCTCGCGGCCTGCTCCGCCGCCGACGACTCCGCCGACGCGGCCAGCGGCACGGACGGCCTGACCACGGTCCGGCTGGCCTCCGCGCCGCTCGGACACCTCGCCCCGATCTACCTCGCCCAGGACAACGGGATCTTTGCCAGGCACGGCCTGCGGGTCGAGGTGGACACCCAGACCTCCGACCTGACCTCGGTGCCGTCGGTGCTGGCCGGCAAGGTGGACTTCGCCACCGGCGACCTCACCACGCTGATCGTGGCGCGTACCCAGGGGCTGGACGTCAAGGCGGTGGTGCCCGCGTCGGCGTCGACCGGCAAGGCCGGTGCGGACTACGGCGCGCTCGTGGTGGCCGGCGACTCCGGCATCACCAGCCCCAAGCAGCTCGAAGGCAAGACGGTGGCGGTGAACATCCTGACCAACATCGCGGCGGCTGCCGCCCGCGAGGCGGTCCGCACCGCCGGTGGCGACTCCGACTCGGTGAAGCTGGTCGAGATCCCGTTCCCGCAGGTCCCGGCCGCGATCAGTGAGGGCCGGGTGGACGGCGCCTGGGTGGTCGAGCCGTTCCTGTCGGCGGCCAAGGCGCAGGGCGCGGTGCCGATCGGCTGGGGCTTCACCGACCTGGCCGAGGACCTCACCGTCTCCGCCTGGTACACCTCGGGCACCTACATCGGGCAGCGCCCGGAGGTCGTCTCGGCCTTCCGCGACGCGATCCGGGAGGCGTACGCGTACGCCCGCGAGCACGAGGAGGAGGTGCGCGCGAAGATCCCCACCTTCACCCAGATCAGCCCCGAGGTGGCGAACAGCATCACCATCACCGGCTGGCGGGACGAGGTGAGCCGGCAGGCCGCCGAGAAGCTGGCCGGGTACGCCCAACGCGACGGTCTGATCAGCACCACGCCGAACCTCGACGAGCTGATCCTGCCGTGA
- a CDS encoding ABC transporter permease, with protein sequence MTTSSRVPAPTRGSAGGPVAGRRLLGVVGLLVAAAGYEAVTRTFFSPLHVPPLSAVAPEALRLLTEARFWTATGRTLLAVASGLVIAVVAGIVVGFAIGSVPWLLRVTSSTLDFLRPVPSIVLIPVLVLVLDVAQITVLLVAVSCFWIVLFQVLYGLRDVDRVAVDTARSLRLGPLARVVHVTWPSVLPYLGTALRLIVSVALALAVTGGLVMGAAGLGELIWRSQESGEFTGMYALVLLTGGVGILLDLGARLAERRLLHWHVATRREVATG encoded by the coding sequence GTGACCACGAGCAGCCGCGTGCCGGCCCCCACCCGGGGGTCGGCCGGCGGCCCGGTCGCCGGTCGCCGGCTGCTCGGCGTGGTCGGGCTGCTGGTCGCGGCGGCCGGGTACGAGGCGGTGACCCGCACGTTCTTCTCGCCGCTGCACGTGCCACCGCTCTCCGCCGTCGCCCCGGAGGCGCTCCGCCTGCTCACCGAGGCCCGGTTCTGGACGGCGACCGGCCGCACCCTGCTGGCCGTCGCGTCCGGCCTGGTGATCGCCGTGGTGGCCGGGATCGTCGTCGGTTTCGCCATCGGCTCGGTCCCGTGGCTGTTGCGGGTCACCTCGTCCACCCTGGACTTCCTGCGCCCGGTCCCGTCGATCGTGTTGATCCCGGTGCTGGTCCTGGTGCTGGACGTCGCCCAGATCACCGTCCTGCTCGTCGCCGTCTCGTGCTTCTGGATCGTGCTGTTCCAGGTGTTGTACGGGCTGCGCGACGTGGACCGGGTGGCCGTGGACACCGCCCGCAGCCTGCGACTGGGCCCGCTGGCCCGGGTCGTCCACGTCACCTGGCCGTCGGTGCTGCCGTACCTCGGCACCGCGCTGCGGTTGATCGTCTCGGTGGCGCTCGCGCTGGCCGTCACCGGCGGACTGGTGATGGGCGCCGCCGGTCTCGGCGAGCTGATCTGGCGCAGCCAGGAGTCCGGCGAGTTCACCGGCATGTACGCGCTGGTGCTGCTGACCGGCGGGGTGGGGATCCTGCTCGACCTGGGCGCCCGCCTGGCCGAACGCCGGCTGCTGCACTGGCACGTGGCGACCCGGCGGGAGGTGGCGACCGGATGA
- a CDS encoding family 43 glycosylhydrolase, whose amino-acid sequence MMVIFFAAPAKADNPLVQHVYTADPAPLVHNGRVYLYTGRDEDGSTYFTMREWRVFSSADMVNWTDHGSPMNLGTFAWADANAWAGHVVPRNGQFYWYVPVRQRSNGQMVIGVGVSSSPTGPFRDALGRPLVGNNEIDPHAFIDDNGQAYLYWGNPNLWYVRLNSDMISFSGSPTQIPLTTAGFGTRTGNASRPTLYEEGPWVYKRNGVYYNVFAAECCSEFIGYSTAPGPTGPWTYRGTVMPRQGSSFTNHPGIIDFAGNSYFFYHNGALPGGGGYTRSVAVERFTYNADGSIPTMNMTTAGPPQVGTLNPYVTQEAETIDWANGIETEVSSEGGMNVGFIENGDWIRVKGVAFGTGASSFTARVASGTSGGTIELRLDSSTGPLVGTCAVPGTGGWQNWANTTCNVSGATGTRDLYLRFTGGSGYLFNMNNWRFTGGTGTGGNLVTNGDMESGTTGWTVFGAGTLASNTSVVRGGTRSLLHSGRTASWNGPSQDVTSKLTNGRTYTTTLWVRSQSGTPSVRPTLAVTADGTTNYVQLTPAATVNANGWTQLTGTATVSWSGSLTGARLYVETAAGTDGLYLDDVSFQ is encoded by the coding sequence ATGATGGTGATCTTCTTCGCCGCTCCGGCGAAGGCGGACAATCCGCTCGTGCAGCACGTCTACACGGCCGACCCGGCGCCACTGGTGCACAACGGCCGGGTCTACCTCTACACCGGACGCGACGAGGACGGCTCGACCTACTTCACCATGCGGGAGTGGCGGGTCTTCTCCTCGGCCGACATGGTGAACTGGACCGACCACGGGTCCCCGATGAACCTGGGGACGTTCGCCTGGGCCGACGCCAACGCGTGGGCCGGGCACGTGGTCCCCCGCAACGGCCAGTTCTACTGGTACGTGCCGGTGCGGCAACGCTCCAACGGGCAGATGGTGATCGGTGTCGGCGTCTCCAGCTCGCCGACCGGGCCGTTCCGCGACGCGTTGGGTCGGCCGCTGGTCGGCAACAACGAGATCGACCCGCACGCCTTCATCGACGACAACGGTCAGGCGTATCTCTACTGGGGCAACCCGAACCTGTGGTACGTCCGGCTGAACTCGGACATGATCTCGTTCTCCGGCAGCCCGACCCAGATCCCGCTGACCACGGCCGGCTTCGGCACTCGCACCGGCAACGCGAGCCGACCCACCCTCTACGAGGAGGGGCCGTGGGTCTACAAGCGCAACGGCGTCTACTACAACGTCTTCGCCGCCGAGTGCTGCTCGGAATTCATCGGCTACTCCACCGCCCCCGGCCCGACCGGCCCGTGGACCTATCGGGGCACCGTCATGCCGAGGCAGGGCAGCAGCTTCACCAACCACCCCGGCATCATCGACTTCGCCGGGAACTCGTACTTCTTCTACCACAACGGCGCGCTGCCGGGCGGCGGCGGTTACACCAGGTCGGTGGCGGTGGAACGCTTCACCTACAACGCCGACGGGTCGATCCCGACGATGAACATGACCACCGCCGGGCCGCCCCAGGTGGGCACGCTCAACCCGTACGTGACGCAGGAGGCCGAGACCATCGACTGGGCCAACGGCATCGAGACCGAGGTGTCCAGCGAGGGTGGGATGAACGTCGGGTTCATCGAGAACGGCGACTGGATCCGGGTCAAGGGCGTCGCGTTCGGCACCGGCGCCTCGTCCTTCACCGCCCGGGTGGCCTCGGGCACCAGCGGCGGGACCATCGAGTTGCGGCTGGACAGCAGCACCGGCCCGCTGGTCGGGACCTGTGCCGTGCCGGGCACCGGGGGTTGGCAGAACTGGGCGAACACCACCTGCAACGTCAGCGGCGCCACCGGCACCCGCGACCTGTACCTGCGCTTCACCGGCGGCAGCGGCTACCTGTTCAACATGAACAACTGGCGTTTCACCGGCGGCACCGGCACCGGCGGCAACCTGGTCACCAACGGCGACATGGAGAGCGGCACGACCGGCTGGACGGTCTTCGGCGCCGGCACGCTGGCGTCGAACACCAGCGTGGTCCGGGGCGGCACGCGCTCGCTGCTGCACTCGGGGCGTACCGCGTCGTGGAACGGCCCCAGCCAGGACGTGACGTCGAAGCTGACCAACGGCCGCACGTACACCACGACGCTCTGGGTGCGGTCGCAGAGCGGCACCCCGTCGGTGCGCCCGACGCTGGCGGTGACCGCCGACGGCACCACGAACTACGTGCAGCTCACCCCGGCGGCGACGGTGAACGCGAACGGTTGGACCCAGCTCACCGGCACCGCCACGGTGTCGTGGAGCGGCAGTCTGACCGGTGCCCGCCTCTATGTCGAGACGGCAGCGGGCACCGACGGCCTGTACCTGGACGACGTGTCGTTCCAGTGA
- a CDS encoding MBL fold metallo-hydrolase, which yields MSEQSPETAPRWQDTGGGEGPLWSFPVGEVEVFPIREVDYLPLPTDFFPQLETESWTDDAFYTAEPFTRDGRIVLNQEAHLLRTRDRLILVDAGGGNGKPRNGGVFDRADRPFLEQFARAGVSLDDVDTVVFTHLHVDHVGFATSADGSGGWVPTFPNARYLVVREEFDWWTGPQGAAAMRRTGDYLADSILPLRDAGVLDLVPADHVLTPEIHLVPAFGHTPGNVYLVVESAGRRALFAGDMLHHGVQLERPEWSIRYCVVPGDSADQRRRLLERAADSGDLLVPTHFPFPAAGYVHRAERGFTYTFIEV from the coding sequence ATGAGCGAGCAGTCCCCGGAGACCGCACCACGCTGGCAGGACACCGGCGGCGGAGAGGGCCCGCTCTGGTCCTTCCCCGTCGGCGAGGTGGAGGTCTTCCCGATCCGCGAGGTCGACTACCTCCCGCTCCCGACGGACTTCTTCCCGCAACTGGAGACCGAGTCCTGGACCGACGACGCCTTCTACACCGCCGAGCCCTTCACCCGCGACGGGCGGATCGTGCTCAACCAGGAGGCCCACCTGCTCCGGACCAGGGATCGGCTGATCCTGGTCGACGCCGGTGGCGGCAACGGCAAACCCCGCAACGGCGGTGTCTTCGACCGCGCCGACCGGCCGTTCCTGGAGCAGTTCGCCCGCGCCGGGGTCAGCCTCGACGACGTCGACACGGTGGTCTTCACCCACCTGCACGTCGACCACGTCGGCTTCGCCACCAGCGCCGACGGCTCCGGTGGCTGGGTGCCGACCTTCCCGAACGCCCGCTACCTGGTGGTCCGGGAGGAGTTCGACTGGTGGACCGGCCCGCAGGGCGCGGCGGCGATGCGGCGCACCGGCGACTACCTGGCGGACAGCATCCTGCCGCTGCGCGACGCCGGTGTGCTCGACCTGGTGCCGGCCGACCACGTGCTGACGCCGGAGATCCACCTCGTGCCCGCGTTCGGGCACACCCCCGGCAACGTCTATCTGGTGGTCGAGTCCGCCGGCCGACGTGCCCTGTTCGCCGGGGACATGCTGCACCACGGGGTGCAGTTGGAGCGTCCCGAGTGGAGCATCCGGTACTGCGTGGTGCCGGGGGACTCCGCCGACCAGCGTCGCCGCCTGCTGGAACGGGCCGCCGACTCCGGGGACCTGCTGGTGCCGACGCACTTCCCGTTCCCCGCCGCCGGGTACGTGCACCGGGCCGAGCGCGGCTTCACGTACACCTTCATCGAGGTCTGA
- a CDS encoding class II aldolase/adducin family protein, with translation MTEHIPTPSALRDAPFGADELAAARTDLTTGINRIFAASAMSASGHGNISVRLPGHHDLLAINAGELLRPWPADDLRVGVPALRTVNDEVVVVNLDGEVLFGTPSPSVAAILTMHVGVYRTRPDVAAVIHTHSPYATSYALASTSLPARYEALLVHGQAVDVPVAPWAPRGTADAVRAIADTYRAHPDTYGVLLGNHGLLVAGDDAKHAASLVVAIEEAAVSSVGAQPLGGPVPFPEHVRDLDLRLRF, from the coding sequence ATGACTGAGCACATCCCCACCCCCTCGGCACTGCGGGACGCACCCTTCGGTGCCGACGAACTGGCCGCCGCCCGGACCGACCTCACCACCGGCATCAACCGGATCTTCGCCGCCTCGGCGATGTCCGCCAGCGGACACGGCAACATCAGCGTCCGGCTGCCGGGCCACCACGACCTGCTCGCGATCAACGCCGGTGAGCTGCTGCGCCCGTGGCCCGCCGACGACCTGCGCGTCGGCGTACCCGCTCTGCGGACCGTCAACGACGAGGTCGTCGTGGTGAACCTCGACGGCGAGGTGCTGTTCGGCACGCCCAGCCCGTCGGTGGCCGCCATCCTCACCATGCACGTCGGCGTCTACCGCACCCGCCCGGACGTGGCCGCCGTCATCCACACCCACTCGCCCTACGCCACCAGCTACGCCCTCGCCTCGACCAGCCTGCCCGCCCGGTACGAGGCGTTGCTGGTGCACGGCCAGGCCGTCGACGTCCCGGTCGCACCCTGGGCACCGCGTGGCACCGCCGACGCGGTACGCGCCATCGCCGACACCTACCGGGCCCACCCCGACACCTACGGCGTCCTGCTCGGCAACCACGGCCTGCTCGTCGCCGGGGACGACGCGAAGCACGCGGCGAGCCTGGTGGTGGCGATCGAGGAGGCGGCCGTGTCGAGCGTCGGCGCCCAGCCGCTCGGCGGGCCGGTGCCCTTCCCGGAGCACGTCCGCGACCTCGACCTGCGTCTGCGCTTCTGA